In Capsicum annuum cultivar UCD-10X-F1 chromosome 11, UCD10Xv1.1, whole genome shotgun sequence, one genomic interval encodes:
- the LOC107847393 gene encoding uncharacterized protein LOC107847393 has translation MTLCQLTGAHKPYNKRYLLFFKDCIGALDGTPQGQEILFINHKCTTSKANNIDGENVREKNYVHWVELRDMIANDICNA, from the exons ATGACTTTGTGTCAACTAACAG GAGCTCACAAGCCATATAACAAGCGatatttacttttctttaaa GATTGCATTGGGGCACTTGATGGAACACCGCAAGGTCAAGAAATTCTGTTTATTAATCATAAAT GCACAACTTCAAAGGCTAACAATATAGATGGCGAAAATGTGAGAGAGAAAAATTATGTGCATTGGGTGGAACTTCGTGATATGATTGCTAATGATATTTGTAATGCTTAA
- the LOC107847394 gene encoding 60S ribosomal protein L24, with protein sequence MVLKTELCHFCGAKIYSVRGIRFIRADSQVFLYANSKCKHYFHNRLKPSKLTWTAMYRKQHKKTCHKEALVKKGRRATKKPYSRSIVGATLEVIQKKIAERPEVRDAALREIKERIKKTKDEKKTKKAEVMVKSQKAGGKGNLQKAGSKGPKLGGDGGKR encoded by the exons aTGGTTCTAAAGACAGAACTCTGCCATTTCTGTGGTGCCAAGATATACTCAGTGAGGGGCATCAGATTTATTCGTGCAGATTCTCAGGTGTTCTTGTATGCCAACTCAAAATGCAAACACTACTTCCACAACCGCCTGAAGCCTTCGAAGCTTACATGGACAGCCATGTACAGGAAGCAACACAAGAAG ACGTGCCACAAAGAAGCCTTAGTTAAGAAGGGGAGACGCGCCACAAAGAAGCCTTACTCTAGGTCCATTGTGGGTGCAACCTTGGAGGTAATCCAGAAGAAGATAGCTGAGAGGCCAGAAGTTCGTGATGCTGCTCTTCG TGAAATCAAGGAAAGAATCAAGAAGACCAAGGATGAAAAGAAGACGAAGAAGGCAGAAGTGATGGTTAAGTCACAGAAAGCTGGAGGTAAGGGTAACCTGCAAAAGGCAGGATCGAAAGGCCCTAAGCTTGGTGGCGATGGTGGAAAACGTTAA
- the LOC107848070 gene encoding binding partner of ACD11 1: protein MNPGGYTAEVTGLSPNATEKDVQEFFGFCGAIEHVEIVRAGEQASTAYVTFRNPHALETAILLSGATILDQRVCITSWGHYQGEFDYWNHSSWKPQEESHSSHDTQGHYFVSSAGEAVTMTQDVVKTMLAQGYVLGKGALGKAKAFDESHGLSATAVSKVADLSERIGLTDKFCAGVEAARSVNQRYHITDTTRSAASATGRTAVSAATAVVNSSYFSKGALWMSGALGRAAQAAADLGSRGVNK, encoded by the exons ATGAATCCAGGGGGTTATACAGCAGAAGTTACAGGTCTTTCTCCTAATGCTACTGAGAAGGATGTTCAGGAGTTCTTTGGTTTCTGTGGGGCAATTGAACATGTTGAGATTGTCAG AGCTGGTGAACAGGCAAGTACAGCCTATGTGACATTTAGAAATCCTCATGCACTGGAAACGGCTATCTTACTGAGT GGAGCTACCATATTGGATCAACGTGTGTGCATAACCAGCTGGGGTCACTATCAAGGTGAATTTGATTATTGGAATCATTCATCATGGAAACCTCAAGAAGAAAGTCATTCAAGT CACGACACCCAGGGACACTACTTTGTTTCTTCTGCTGGGGAAGCTGTAACAATGACTCAAGATGTAGTTAAAACCATGCTAGCTCAAGGGTATGTTCTTGGAAAAGGCGCATTGGGAAAAGCCAAAGCTTTTGATGAATCTCATGGCCTGTCAGCAACTGCAGTGTCCAAAGTTGCTGATTTAAGCGAGAGAATTGGCCTCACTGATAAGTTCTGTGCGGGGGTTGAAGCTGCTAGATCCGTCAATCAGAGGTATCACATAACGGATACCACTAGATCAGCCGCGTCAGCTACAGGTAGAACTGCTGTCTCTGCTGCAACTGCTGTTGTCAACAGTAGCTACTTTTCCAAAGGAGCTCTTTGGATGTCTGGTGCACTAGGTAGAGCGGCTCAAGCTGCAGCTGATTTGGGTAGCCGAGGCGTTAACAAATGA